A stretch of Telopea speciosissima isolate NSW1024214 ecotype Mountain lineage chromosome 11, Tspe_v1, whole genome shotgun sequence DNA encodes these proteins:
- the LOC122646167 gene encoding pentatricopeptide repeat-containing protein At1g03100, mitochondrial has product MLSVRKFRYRFTPTSSALASLINDGQVKSIKVSPCRPWASLSHRSLFSFMESCPSNSLKIQTSVVNLMNGFIGLSTPSFSSMAERILVQARDPSRLCAELGNALDESRFDDAWKLHQQYMQMEGLPRKSVLNKLLTCFAERQDLQWLEKAYNLVELIFEKGKPDLLEKETLIYLAFSLAKHRLPVPASTVLRKLVEMEVYPPVNAWSAVIAHMSQIAPGAYLSAELVLEIGYLFQDNRVDPRKKSNRSLLAMKPNTTVYNIALAGCLLFGTTRKAEQLLEVMPRVGVKADASLLVIMAQIYERNGRREELKKLKGHFDKACSLGDVQFQQFYNCLLTCHLNFGDLVSASQIVLEMLRKAKEAQNSLSAATLVLQTAGTAKSFPLEQCFRKSYNPATSDGLCDPRSIEHLVPPFEEFSRERHFLKLENEAKETLDVLLAKLHTKIELVTSEGGILRPTERIYAKLVKAFLEADRVKDLAEFLIRAAKEDVPVSTGNCAVIHVINACISLGWLDQAYDLLDEMRFAGVRTGSSLYSSLLKAYCEANRPREVESLLRDARKAGIQLDSSCYEAMIQCKVLQKDTQGALDLFKDMKEAKISKSVHQEFEMLVQGCAESREAGLMAKLLEEIKEGQRVDCGVHDWNSVIHFFSRKRLMHDAEKALKKMRALGHVPNAQTFHSMVTGYAAIGGKYLEVTELWGEMKVLAASSSMTFDQELLDSLLYTFVRGGFFLRANEVVEMMEEGKMFVDKYKYRNLFLKYHKTAYKKKAAPKIQTEAQCKRREAALTFKKWVGLV; this is encoded by the coding sequence ATGCTATCTGTTAGGAAATTCAGGTATCGTTTCACTCCAACTTCCTCAGCTTTAGCTTCCTTGATAAACGATGGACAAGTCAAGAGCATCAAGGTTTCCCCATGTCGGCCCTGGGCTTCTCTGAGCCACAGGTCTCTGTTTTCGTTCATGGAATCATGCCCCTCCAACAGCTTAAAGATTCAAACTTCTGTTGTGAATTTAATGAATGGATTCATTGGCCTATCCACaccctctttctcttctatgGCTGAGAGAATCCTGGTCCAGGCCCGAGACCCGTCGAGACTATGTGCGGAACTAGGAAATGCACTTGATGAGAGCAGGTTTGATGATGCATGGAAGTTGCATCAGCAGTACATGCAAATGGAAGGGCTTCCTAGGAAATCTGTTCTGAACAAGCTTCTCACATGTTTTGCAGAAAGACAGGATCTTCAATGGCTTGAGAAAGCTTACAATTTGGTGGAACTTATTTTTGAGAAGGGTAAACCTGATTTGTTAGAGAAGGAGACTCTGATATATCTTGCTTTCAGTCTTGCAAAGCATAGATTGCCGGTTCCTGCATCAACTGTTTTGAGAAAATTGGTAGAAATGGAAGTATACCCACCTGTAAATGCATGGTCGGCTGTCATTGCCCACATGTCACAGATAGCACCTGGGGCTTACCTTTCTGCGGAGTTGGTTCTTGAGATTGGATACTTGTTCCAGGATAACAGGGTGGATCCAAGAAAGAAGAGCAACCGATCTTTGCTTGCTATGAAGCCTAACACTACTGTTTATAACATTGCTTTGGCTGGGTGTTTGTTATTTGGGACTACTAGAAAAGCCGAGCAGCTTCTTGAAGTGATGCCTCGAGTTGGTGTGAAAGCTGATGCTTCTTTACTTGTCATAATGGCACAAATTTATGAAAGAAATGGGCGTCGAGAAGAACTCAAAAAGCTTAAGGGACACTTTGATAAAGCGTGTAGTTTAGGAGATGTCCAGTTTCAGCAGTTCTACAATTGTTTGTTGACATGCCATTTGAATTTTGGGGACTTGGTTTCTGCATCTCAGATAGTCTTGGAAATGCTTAGGAAGGCAAAGGAAGCACAAAACTCACTTTCTGCTGCAACCCTTGTGCTCCAAACAGCTGGCACGGCTAAATCCTTTCCTCTTGAACAATGTTTTAGAAAGAGTTATAACCCTGCAACATCAGATGGTTTATGTGATCCTAGATCAATTGAACACCTTGTCCCACCTTTTGAAGAGTTCTCTAGAGAGAGACATTTTTTGAAACTCGAAAATGAGGCCAAAGAAACACTTGATGTTTTGTTAGCGAAATTGCACACCAAAATTGAGCTGGTTACATCTGAAGGTGGTATTCTCCGACCGACAGAGAGAATTTATGCCAAACTAGTTAAGGCATTTCTTGAGGCAGACAGGGTTAAGGATTTGGCCGAGTTTCTAATCAGGGCAGCAAAAGAGGATGTCCCAGTCTCCACTGGGAATTGTGCTGTCATTCATGTGATTAATGCGTGCATCTCACTTGGGTGGTTAGACCAGGCCTATGACCTTCTTGATGAAATGCGATTTGCTGGTGTAAGAACTGGCTCCTCTTTGTACTCTTCCCTCCTAAAAGCTTATTGTGAAGCAAACCGACCAAGAGAGGTCGAATCTCTTCTAAGAGATGCTCGTAAAGCTGGGATCCAGCTTGATTCAAGCTGCTATGAGGCAATGATCCAATGTAAGGTTCTTCAGAAAGATACCCAAGGTGCTCTTGATTTATTCAAAGATATGAAAGAAGCCAAGATATCAAAATCTGTTCATCAAGAATTTGAGATGCTAGTGCAGGGTTGTGCAGAGAGCAGGGAAGCAGGGTTGATGGCGAAGCTATTGGAGGAGATTAAAGAAGGGCAGAGGGTAGACTGTGGGGTCCATGATTGGAATAGTGTAATCCATTTCTTCAGTAGGAAGAGATTGATGCATGATGCTGAGAAGGCTTTGAAGAAAATGAGGGCTCTGGGGCATGTCCCAAATGCACAAACTTTTCATTCAATGGTCACTGGATATGCTGCTATAGGGGGTAAGTACCTGGAAGTAACAGAGCTATGGGGTGAGATGAAGGTTCTTGCTGCTTCTAGCTCAATGACGTTTGATCAGGAGCTCCTGGATTCCTTACTTTACACCTTTGTGAGGGGTGGGTTTTTCTTGAGAGCAAATGAAGTTGTGGAGATGATGGAGGAAGGGAAGATGTTTGTGGATAAGTACAAATACAGGAACCTCTTCTTGAAGTACCACAAAACTGCTTACAAGAAGAAGGCTGCTCCGAAGATCCAGACAGAAGCCCAGTGCAAGAGGAGAGAAGCAGCATTGACCTTCAAGAAATGGGTTGGCTTAGTCTAA
- the LOC122646213 gene encoding uncharacterized protein LOC122646213, whose amino-acid sequence MPPHEDRPAETRLGGPPEGSRPSFSSVVSQSLAPPVVQIELKKPASFYGVPVVFFSKEEVALSERAFTSLIAKCSYGRPTLFVIKEFLQKRFFLQGDVVVLVLDRRHVLLHFLIAFDFVKTWLKEQAHIQGYLLRFMRWTSNFTPGWESPLSPVWVSMPGLPVNFYQGNFLASITGSIGRVLKVDGATVSCTRTVAAGVCVEVDLRASLPSQVWVGCGSGGFHQKIVFERLPAYCCICSKIGHDKEVCRKALKTSSKFSGHAPQGVPKEFRGLLLARGWLLR is encoded by the coding sequence ATGCCTCCTCATGAGGATCGCCCTGCTGAGACGAGGCTTGGGGGCCCCCCTGAGGGGTCTCGACCTTCGTTTTCCTCTGTTGTCTCACAGTCCCTCGCTCCGCCTGTGGTTCAAATTGAGTTGAAGAAGCCCGCATCTTTTTATGGGGTTCCGGTAGTGTTCTTCTCCAAAGAAGAGGTGGCTCTCTCGGAACGTGCTTTCACTTCTCTGATCGCTAAGTGCAGCTACGGGCGTCCCACTCTTTTCGTCATCAAGGAGTTCTTGCAGAAGAGATTTTTTCTTCAAGGCGACGTGGTGGTCTTGGTGTTGGATCGGCGACATGTTCTGCTGCATTTCTTGATCGCCTTTGATTTTGTCAAAACCTGGTTGAAGGAGCAGGCCCATATCCAGGGCTATCTGCTACGTTTTATGAGGTGGACGTCGAATTTCACCCCAGGCTGGGAGTCTCCGCTTTCGCCGGTGTGGGTCTCGATGCCTGGATTGCCGGTTAACTTCTATCAGGGTAATTTCCTGGCTTCCATTACAGGCTCGATTGGCAGGGTGCTCAAAGTGGATGGTGCGACGGTAAGCTGCACTCGCACCGTGGCAGCGGGGGTATGTGTCGAAGTGGACTTGAGGGCCTCCCTCCCCTCGCAAGTTTGGGTTGGTTGTGGCTCGGGCGGGTTTCATCAGAAGATTGTGTTTGAAAGGTTGCCCGCATACTGCTGCATCTGCTCGAAGATTGGCCATGATAAAGAGGTTTGCAGGAAGGCTCTAAAGACATCGTCAAAGTTCTCTGGCCATGCTCCGCAGGGGGTACCAAAGGAGTTCAGGGGTCTGCTCCTTGCGAGGGGGTGGTTATTGCGATAA